The following coding sequences are from one Mustela lutreola isolate mMusLut2 chromosome 5, mMusLut2.pri, whole genome shotgun sequence window:
- the FAM170A gene encoding protein FAM170A: MKQRQKRKHLESEEPPESAQQGGGVSKSQEDAPQLESTGVAKSWDTAVGEVSSASEYFSCVSSPRKLICAGLRRVPQDSPQPRSPLTQVQEQGETAAPSHRVSSSPSSYKTCVSSLHTNKEEKGMKIYYMQVQMKKGVAVSWETEETSESLEKQPRIEEVTLPEDVQVGTPPSDVSTRNLLSDSEPSGEEKEHEDRAESDSPPGSPAVEERPRAKTPDWLVTMEAGYRCMACCRVFSTLEVLQEHVQHGIREGFSCHVFHLTMAQLTGTVEAIGPCEEEKDEKGEEEQERQEEEKEKEDERPPQEDRSPKRPWSQCPGCVFHSPKDKNH; encoded by the exons ATGAAACAGCGACAGAAGAGGAAACATCTGGAAAGTGAAGAGCCTCCGGAAAGTGCCCAGCAGGGAGGAG GGGTCTCAAAGTCACAGGAGGATGCCCCTCAGCTTGAATCAACTGGGGTGGCCAAAAGTTGGGACACGGCGGTGGGGGAAGTGTCCTCTGCCTCTGAATACTTCTCCTGTGTCTCTTCTCCACGCAAGCTCATCTGTGCTG GACTCCGGCGAGTACCTCAAGACAGTCCCCAGCCTAGATCACCCCTAACCCAGGTTCAGGAACAAGGGGAGACTGCTGCCCCCTCACACCGAGTCTCTTCATCCCCTTCGTCCTATAAAACCTGTGTGTCCTCTCTGCACACAAACAAAGAGGAAAAGGGCATGAAAATATACTACATGCAGGTACAAATGAAAAAGGGCGTGGCTGTCTCCTGGGAGACCGAGGAGACCTCGGAGTCACTAGAAAAGCAGCCAAGGATAGAAGAAGTGACCCTTCCCGAGGATGTGCAGGTAGGGACTCCCCCCTCTGACGTGTCCACCAGAAACCTGCTGTCTGACAGTGAGCCCAgcggggaggagaaggagcacGAGGACCGGGCAGAGTCCGACAGCCCACCTGGGTCACCCGCAGTTGAGGAGAGACCCAGGGCCAAGACCCCCGACTGGCTGGTGACCATGGAGGCCGGTTACAGGTGCATGGCCTGCTGCCGGGTCTTCTCCACCCTGGAGGTCCTCCAGGAGCACGTGCAGCATGGCATCCGGGAAGGTTTCAGCTGCCACGTGTTTCACCTCACCATGGCCCAGCTGACAGGCACCGTAGAAGCCATAGGCCCCTGTGAGGAGGAGAAggatgagaagggggaggaagagcaggagaggcaggaggaggagaaggagaaggaggacgAGCGGCCCCCGCAGGAAGACCGCAGCCCAAAGCGACCTTGGAGCCAGTGCCCAGGCTGTGTGTTCCATTCTCCAAAGGACAAGAA CCACTGA